One genomic segment of Aliarcobacter cibarius includes these proteins:
- a CDS encoding S1C family serine protease codes for MKKLLLILTLSILSFASSLPINSVVKIFSTVTEQNYLEPWENPKFYDITGSGVIIKDNRILTSAHVVSGSNFVQVQKENDSKKYDATVKYISNDVDLAILEINDKTFFANTKALEITEDVKIKDSVTAIGYPIGGNTISTTNGIVSRIEYKSYSWNPWANYLTIQIDAAINSGNSGGAVINKDNKIVGIAMMKLTHADNIGYIVPSVVINTFLNDIKDNKVDGLSSTQTIVSYIENQDMKDYLGLHDDLGILITRVDIEDVELQENDVLISINGKKISNDGKIDSKYGKVSFNYELDNKQIGETVKYEIIRNKKKIDVNYKVKISKPLIPYEFQSKPKYFVLGGLTFAPLTTNYLIKLGARASDIDTMLYKDKKTNEITQRVVWLQKIFPNKINRGYYSNTYIVTKVNGITIKDFNHFVNIIDTTKDEYIVIDFIESKKVVLRTKEARESFEQIKNTYGLKSDRRVD; via the coding sequence TTGAAAAAACTACTACTAATATTAACTCTGAGCATACTTTCATTTGCTTCAAGTTTACCAATAAATTCTGTTGTAAAAATATTTTCAACAGTTACTGAACAAAACTATTTAGAACCTTGGGAAAACCCAAAGTTTTATGATATTACTGGTTCAGGTGTAATAATAAAAGATAATAGAATTTTAACATCTGCACATGTTGTAAGTGGTTCAAATTTTGTTCAAGTGCAAAAAGAAAATGATAGTAAAAAATATGATGCAACTGTTAAGTATATTTCTAATGATGTTGATTTAGCAATACTTGAAATTAATGATAAAACTTTTTTTGCTAATACTAAAGCTTTAGAGATAACTGAAGATGTAAAAATAAAAGATAGTGTAACAGCTATTGGTTATCCAATAGGTGGTAATACAATTTCAACAACAAATGGAATAGTATCAAGAATTGAATATAAGAGTTATTCATGGAACCCTTGGGCAAATTATCTCACTATTCAAATAGATGCTGCAATAAACTCAGGTAACAGTGGTGGAGCTGTAATAAATAAAGATAATAAAATAGTTGGTATTGCTATGATGAAATTAACTCATGCTGATAATATTGGTTATATTGTACCATCTGTTGTTATTAATACTTTCTTAAATGATATAAAAGATAATAAAGTAGATGGATTGTCTTCAACTCAAACAATAGTATCTTATATTGAAAATCAAGATATGAAAGATTATTTAGGATTACATGATGATTTAGGTATTTTAATTACAAGAGTTGATATAGAAGATGTTGAATTACAAGAAAATGATGTATTAATTTCAATAAATGGTAAAAAAATATCAAATGATGGAAAAATTGATTCTAAATATGGAAAAGTAAGTTTTAACTATGAACTAGATAATAAACAAATAGGCGAAACTGTTAAATATGAAATTATCAGAAATAAGAAAAAAATAGATGTTAATTATAAAGTAAAGATCTCAAAACCATTAATTCCTTATGAATTCCAATCTAAACCAAAATATTTTGTATTAGGAGGATTAACATTTGCTCCATTAACTACAAATTATCTTATAAAATTAGGTGCAAGAGCTAGTGATATAGATACTATGCTTTATAAAGATAAAAAAACAAATGAAATAACTCAAAGAGTTGTTTGGTTACAAAAAATATTTCCTAATAAGATAAATAGAGGTTATTATTCAAACACTTACATTGTTACAAAAGTAAATGGTATAACAATAAAAGATTTTAATCACTTTGTAAATATCATAGATACAACAAAAGATGAATATATAGTAATTGATTTTATAGAAAGTAAAAAAGTAGTTCTAAGAACAAAAGAAGCAAGAGAAAGCTTTGAACAAATTAAAAATACTTATGGACTAAAGTCTGATAGAAGAGTTGATTAA